One window from the genome of Thermococcus sp. encodes:
- a CDS encoding DUF1464 family protein: MVKAVGIDSGTKSMDFFGFDDETGEIIIDTSVDRNKVTENPAVIVELLREVQEKYEKIDAIVGPCGYGMPLKPAREATDEEIALATFITEADVRRRLKIVGLRELMLLLREARDLNVYFTPGVIHLPTVPEWRKANRIDLGTADKVFTVALAMVREAERKGIPYSQTNLIAVEVGFAYTSAMAVKNGQIVDAMAGTAGFPGYLGMGFMDGELAYALANALDDFGKLALFQGGASYIAGVDPFSISLEEFVKLAKEDERVGKGYRAMVEAIVKDVFALLPSAKPESIYISGRFSRIPEFFSDVKEALNGAFESYGFSIEVLKLESRAKAKEAAEGSAIIANGIAGGTYAPLVESLKLRESSGSIFDWVNMKERDKLRIFEKLIL, from the coding sequence GTGGTTAAGGCCGTTGGTATAGACTCCGGGACGAAGAGTATGGACTTCTTTGGCTTCGACGACGAGACGGGGGAGATAATCATTGACACCTCCGTTGACAGGAATAAAGTGACCGAGAACCCGGCTGTAATCGTCGAGCTCTTGAGGGAAGTTCAGGAAAAATACGAAAAGATTGACGCTATAGTCGGCCCCTGTGGCTACGGAATGCCGCTGAAGCCGGCAAGAGAAGCCACCGATGAAGAGATAGCCCTCGCGACCTTCATCACCGAGGCCGACGTTAGGAGGAGGCTCAAGATAGTCGGTCTGAGAGAGTTAATGTTGCTCCTCAGAGAAGCGAGGGATTTAAACGTCTACTTCACGCCCGGCGTCATACACCTTCCGACGGTTCCCGAGTGGAGAAAGGCCAACAGGATTGACCTTGGAACAGCGGATAAGGTCTTCACCGTGGCTCTTGCGATGGTCCGAGAGGCGGAGCGGAAGGGCATCCCCTACTCCCAGACCAACCTCATTGCCGTTGAGGTCGGCTTTGCCTATACCTCGGCGATGGCAGTTAAGAATGGTCAAATCGTTGACGCCATGGCCGGAACTGCCGGCTTCCCGGGCTACCTTGGAATGGGTTTCATGGACGGTGAGCTCGCCTATGCTTTGGCAAACGCCTTGGACGACTTTGGAAAGTTAGCCCTCTTCCAGGGCGGTGCCTCTTACATAGCTGGAGTGGACCCCTTCTCAATCTCCCTGGAGGAGTTCGTGAAGCTCGCGAAAGAGGATGAAAGGGTCGGGAAGGGCTACAGAGCCATGGTGGAGGCCATAGTCAAGGATGTCTTTGCCCTACTGCCCTCGGCAAAGCCGGAGTCAATCTACATCAGCGGCCGCTTTTCAAGAATTCCCGAGTTCTTCAGTGATGTCAAAGAGGCACTCAACGGGGCCTTTGAGAGCTACGGTTTCTCCATCGAAGTCCTCAAGCTTGAGAGCAGGGCGAAGGCCAAAGAGGCCGCCGAGGGGAGCGCAATAATAGCCAACGGCATCGCCGGCGGGACCTACGCCCCGCTGGTCGAGAGCTTAAAGCTGAGGGAGAGCTCGGGCTCTATCTTTGACTGGGTAAACATGAAGGAACGCGATAAGCTCAGGATTTTCGAAAAGCTAATCCTTTAG